The segment TGGCTAGTCAGCTTTAcaactttgtgatttttttttcctaagctcttGATAGACTTTCCTATTCAGCTATTCCGTGTATTTTTAGTGAAAAGTAAATGCCCATTCTCCTCTGACCAGTATTATTTCCTTGAGCTCTTCCTGCTTTTACTTGAATCTTGTAGCTGTCGTACATCTCTAGTATATTCAAAAGCAGCATTTGAGTCCTGAAATGTAAAAAGGTATCTTTATATTCTCCACATGTAATTTTTCATAcctgcattttaaaactgtttttgttAAAATCTGGTTTTGTCAAGAATCTCTAGAACTGTGCTCTTAAATGTACCTGCACATGTGATATGTGAACAGGAATTTGCATGTGTAACCTGTGTTTATCTGTAGTTTTTGTTATTTACTGCTTATTTGTGAATTCAGGTTACTAAAGTGATTTACCAATAAACAAAGCTAGGCAACAGTAATTTGTTATAGATGTTTGGCATGTTAACCAATGTGTCTACTGAACTCTTTACTCCTGTGTTCATGATACCACACTGAAACTCTAGCTCTCTTTAAAATTTGCATGCTTTAACACCTGTGATTTAGCAGCTTTACTGcataacttttctttctctttcctaaaACCTCGTTTGTttccaaacaaattaaaatatcacTTGTTAAAACACTGGTAGGTATATCCTGctgacagttttatttcttgAGTTTTATGGTATTTTTGTCAAAGCTGACATTCAAGCCATATCGCGTTCCTGTGAGTAAAAATGACGAGGGACAGTGCTTCCAACCTGAGCCTCCTGGCCATCAGGGGGGCTTCAGTGCTAAGATGGATTGTCAAATGTAGGAGGCTGAATCTTGATGAAGTTAATTTACTTAAGCAAATACGCCTAGCAGACACAAGATGGGGTGGTTTGTGGAAGCGAAGTCTCGCTAACTTGTCTTTCCAGTTGTAACTTTCTGCTGTTTCATCCTCACAAAAAGGGGAGGTGTGCAATCCCTTTTGTGCAAGAATTAACTCTGACTTCAACCGTCTCCTGCTGTGATGGTAGCACTTTCTCTGGGGACTCTCTGTAGAGCGTGGGGAAATGCTAATAAGCAGCTAATGgtgcagattttatttaaatagcatATCCAAATCGTAAAATCTTATCATGCAGTGACTCATTCTCGCAATTTTACCAAGATAAGTTACACGGTGCTCATTAGTATGAGAAGTTTTGTTTGTATGAAACCAATTAAATGTAATGCAGTGATACAGTCTTAAAACTACCCCACAGCTTTCCTAGGTCCCTGAAACAAAGCGCAAACgacagcagccctgccctcgCTTCTATTTTGACTAAGTCACAAGGATGTACTTGGACCTCCACTCGCTTGTGCTGATGTCTGTCATTCGTCTGTCTCTAAAGGGCTGCTTAGTTCATCAGCCAAGCGGAGACCTGACTTCAGAGCAGCCATTGAGTGTTTGGGGTCATCCCCCTGCTCTCTAAAGGTGGGAGATAAGTATTTTGGAGATCTCCACCTCCCCAGGCACTTCAACAGTTTCCTTACAACATGCAGTTAAGATTAATGTGTTAAAATACTGTAActctgtatgttttattttaaaagtagccTTTTCATAGATATTAGCTGTGGTGATCTTGCCCCTAGTATCCTCAGCCCCTCGGAAATGCCACCCTGTGTAACTGCCAGAGATTGAACTGTAGGAGCACGTCACATCATCTTTAGCGTCTAAACATAAAGAATTCCCAGGTGTGAAGTAATTGTGGCATAGTCCAACATCAGAGTCAGAAAATCCCTTGCTCCCATCAACTCTCATTCTCTGGTATTGGCAGTTACACGCCTAATGCAAGTACTTTGACAACCCTGATAAACTGTGTGAAATCTACACCTGTACATGTGCAACAGCATGCTTTCATATGTCGGAAAATAAGTCAAACCTAATCTTGCTTCTGCAAAATGTCTTCTCTTTCCACACAAAGGACGGGGAGAGAATACGTGCCTTACACTAATTTCTGATGAAAAGAAGGCATCAGAATACCGTGATCTTGAGGACAGAGGCCAGGCACACGCTTTGCTGGCAGATCGATATGTGGTCTTGCCatgggctgctgctttttttggagATAATTGTATCTGCACTGTACAGGGGAAATCATGCAGAGCATGAGATGGGAGCATGCAATGTTAGACAGGCTCTGTGATTTAGATGCCAGCTTTCATACATGAAGTAACCTAAAGGCTGTTGCCTCTTCGCTGTGTGTGTAGTTCAGCAGAGGTGCAATGAAGCCCTGGCCTCGCCGAGCACCCTGGGAAGAAATGAGATGAGAAAGCTAACGTGTCACATagggtttattaaaaaaaattggaaatatttGTGGAAATAAGAGCAGAGTAGGTTTGATTTTTGAAGGATGTAGGGGGTATTTTACACTTGTGTTTGGCTAGAAGGTAAGCAATCAGTGAGCGTACGACAGGCCATAGGGAAAGCTCTTAGGCTCTGGAAACAAGTTAGTGATGGTGACTAATAAAATCAACATAAACAGCTTGCTTCAAGGGAGAACGTATCCCTGGAAATCTGTGAAAACCCAGACTTTCTGTTGAGTTGGTTACCCCTTACTAAAATTTAGGAGGAAGGAAGTACAGGGCTGAGCAGAGAAATGTTAATTAAATTGTTATCCTCAGATAGCCCCCTTCCTGCCTACACCCAGCCCACGCGAGCCTTCCAATAGCTCAGGAGCTGGTGTAACGGGAGAGCTGAGCTGAGCAAGGCGCTCTGCACGCTGCTCCTCCCTTGCTGTCCTGGAGCCTGAAAAAAACTTGGTTTTGGTAACTCTACAACCACTAATGGCTTTCAGGGTTCTCAAAGGTTACTCATTTCTGTGCAACTTCAGTAACGCACACTTGGGGTTTTGTAGTCGCacatagaaaacatttttttgccaTACCTTTCCCAACGCGCTGTTGGGGcagatttaattctttttttgtggtggttcaCTCACAACGTCCTTCCTACTGAGGCAGGTGTTGAGCGGAGGCGGTTGTGCGACGACGCTGCGTTTTGACTCCGGATCCACTCAGATTGTGTTCGTCACAATGGCTTGGATGGAACAAAGGGCTCTTGGCTCTGTCAGCGTctagtttctttgctttttaggaGACTGCAAAGCTCAGAGGACTCGAAAAGCCTGTACCTCGATAGAGTGTTTCGGAGGATGGGTTTGCGCAGCGTGGCTCTGATCTTTGCACAAGTTTAAGCAGGTATCATCATCAGGAGAGGCTATTTTCCACCTTATCTTTAAGAAAAAGTGGGGGGAGaatcaaagagaataaaaaatttatttttcacttcgtTATACAGATAGGGTTGAAGTCTGGGCACGTAATGTAGGTCCTAGAAAAGAGCATTCATTATCTCATCGTTCCTAATATAGAGCCTTAAAAATGTGCGAGTCTAGTGGAGAAATATTTGTTTGTAAACaggcatattttttaaaattattgaatgTCCTTTCCCTCAGCAAAGCCCAGGGCTCAGTGCTTTCTCCAGGTCGCCTGGTGCCCCGGGAGGGCAGCAGGGCGGCACCTTTCCCCCTGTGGGAACGCTCCCGGGGCCTCTTCCCCTCCCGGGAGGGGCTGGGTCGCACAGGGCTGCGGGGCCGCTGCCGGCGAGGCAGGAGGGTGGACGGCGGCTACCTCGTTGTTAGCACCActggccggccccgccgccgccacaaGATGGCGGCTCACAAGTCCCTCACAAGATGGACTACGcttcccggcgtgccccgcgccgCCGTGCGAAATGGCGGCCGGGCGGGACTACATCTCCCGGCATGCttcgcgccgcccgcccgcccgcgttgcctgccgccgccgcttccggggatggggggggcggtGTCTATGAGGTCACGCAGGTAGCGGAAGTGATTTCACATCCGGCGGCGCTGCGgtgcagggaggggagcggggcggcgggcgcggagagGAGCCGGGAAGCGAGCGGGGGACGAGGCGGcggagcggcagcagcagcagctcggggAGCCGGCGTGCGCACCCGCGGGCCTTCCCTCTGCGCGCAGGTGAGGCGGCCGCGgcggccgcgcagccccggggccgccgctgccgagggaggggggaggggggaggggggcgggcggagggagcCGCCCCCTCCCctgaggcggcgccgggcggcggccggcccccccctttcctcccgttcccccctctcccgccccccACCGTGGTGGCGGCGGGGCCTGCGCGGCGGCGTCTTCATTGTCTCCGGCTCCATCCGGGTCCTGCGGAGgagggggggcggcgcggggcttGCCGGGACGGAACCCCCGCCGCGGGGGCGAACAAAGCGGCGGGGGGGGAAAGGCCGCGGCCGCCCGCTGGGCCCcgcaggcggcggggccgggagcccaGCTCGGCCCCGGGGGATTCATCTaccccctggagcagggaggtgggggtAGAGGCCGCCCCGCCTGCCTGGCGGCCATGGCGGGCCGGGCCCCGCTGAGGCGGAGCGGCTCAGTCGCTGGTACCGAGAAGAGGGGTTTGGGGACAAACCTGCCCCTTCTGAGGGGCTTCGTGTCCCCTCGCTGCTTTTCCCCACcgatttttgttttccagcctcGGCCGTTTGCGAGTAAACTCCGGTGCGACGCTTTGAAGTGTTTCTATCAGATAGCGTTGGCACCCCCGCATGAATTTGATTAAGAAATCTATCTGTTATGCGGAGGGTAATCATTTGACTTGATAACTGCCACTTGCTAATCTAATGAGATAACAAGAAACTCGGCCAGCGCCCCTGACTCACAAGAGTAATCACTAGTTAATAAACAAACGACACCATTTTTTGCAGAAGTTCAGAGCACTCCCTGCTGCCCCAAAACAGCTTTGCTTAAACTTCAACTGCTTCTAAAATCCCCGTGTGCTGTGTTGCTTTTGGATGCTTTCAGCAAATACCGtaatttttttactccttttttttaacttttaatcaAGGATAAGGACCTGCGATTTGCCGTATGGAAGTAGGCCCGTTGACCTTATCTTCCGAAGTAGGTGTGAGATAATCTTCCTTTGTGATTGAAGGTTTAAATGCAAAATCGTCAATCACGAAGCTTTGCATTTTAATGCTGGCTGGTGTAGGGCTCTGCATTGCTGTAAATGCAGTAAAATCCAGAGAAACGGGTAAATTAGTGGACCTTAATGATGTTCTGGGATAACGAGTTACACACTTCATACAGCAAACGGTTTGAGTTAATTAAAAGTCCTGTTGTTACAGGGTTTTTAATTTCTGACTTTGTTCCTAAGATAAAAATCCTGGGGTTTAGTGTCTTTCCTTATGCACTTACACTGTTCTTCCTGcaccgccccccaccccctgccaaaaTCCCGTAATAATTTGGGGCTGGATCTCCAATCATATCACTGTGGCAGAATTCTCCGTATTTTCTGTTCCTTAGCGCTACTAATGTTATATTCCCTCTTCTAGTGTAAGGAGCTTTGAAATCCTCAGCTTTCCACCTACTCCcagctggaaaatgtatttttattcatgCCCGTAGTGTAGCCTGTCACTCCGGCTTGTTTTCTGCAGCGGCTCTCTTAGATTGTGACTTTATGCAAGACTAAAGTGGCATTTGGCTCTCTTCCTCGGAATTGCCTGTAGCTCATGACTAAAAAGCCTGTATCTAACACCGGTGAGACAAGACTAATCTTGTCCTCGCAAATGAGCACGGAAAGCCAACTGGTTTGTGTCTTGCAACGGTGAGATGGAAAGCTCCCTCTGCAGTATATTTTATTACAAgttgcagaaaatgaaattacaaGGAATGCTGTGAGTAAGGGACTGGCCTGGGGCTTCCTAACTGTTCGTGCAGGGTGGTAAGTGTTTGCTGACATGTTTTCCTGTGGGAAAATGTTAGCGGACCTGGGGCTTCATCAGATAAACTTCAGACGTTGTTCAGGTTGAGCCTCGGATCTTTCTTGAAGATAATCACCCGCATGGTCCTTGGGCAGTCACGAAAAAAGTTGTTCCAATCCAAAAGTGAAATACTGAACTTCCCTCCCTCCTAAAGCAAATAGCTTGTGTTCTACGGCAACATGTAAGAAATTGGAAAACTAGCTCCTAACTCAACAAATGAACATTTCAAGTGTTTACACAAACACGTAGGGGTGTTTGAGTTTATTGTTTTTACCTTTATTGACTTGTCTGGGTGCAGTCGTCTTTGTACAGAAGTCGTCTGGAACTTGGCCCAAGTACGTTACGCTGCTAATGCAAAGTTCCTCACCAATAATATAAATTTCTGGGGTACAGAAAGCTCAGGGGAATATTAATATCAAGATTCactccacacaaaaaaaaaaggtaaaaccgcttgccagttaaaaaaaataaagaagaaattaggTTTTTTAGACTCTgaagtcttttatttcttttagtctATCCTGTTTGTTAGCTCGTGAACAGCTGAAGTTGCTTAAAGCAATTTCAAGCTTGAATTGGGGTGTTAAATGCAAtgtcttttcctgttttatgtTAAATGCTGCCAGGAATCCTTTGCAAGTTTGTTTTGAAAGAACATCAAAAAGAACCTGTTTTCTCTTGCTAGAATACCCGGGTTCTGGGCTCATTTGTTGTACTTCCTAGGGAGCTAAAGTGACTTCCGTACTTGGGTTTGCCTTTGATTTAAAAACCTTGAATAGAGCAAACCgggcaagttttttttctttctttgttcttttcttaatTGATCATTTGGATGTGACGAGCCTTTGACCTGGTATTATCAAGAATACATTTTGAACGAAAACGTGCATTAATTCCATAGATAATAGGACCAActgaaatacaaagagaaaatgtGAGCTGGTACGTGATAAGCCCTTGTGCTCTAATAACAATGGAGGCTGTATTTTGATACCATCTTCTCTGAATAAGTCATTTTTTTCACATGCAGGCAACGAGCTAAAACATCGATTCGAgaataaaacacaaatattttcacCCAGGGCTGCATCATTTCCTTGTGAATTTTTAGCACTAGAAAAACATCAaagttggattattttttttgagctCATTGCCTCACATGTGCTTTgcatactgtttaaaaaaaaaaattaacgcCGACAGTATTAGTACATAAAATACTCGGTTTTTCCAATATTGATATCTGTACTTAAGCAAGGTATAGGAAAAAGAGTAGCATTGTCTCATTTAATTTGCAGCACAAATAAGATTTTCAATTAGAACCCGGGCTCTGAGCAGACTTGGGTCTCTGGACTCAAGAGTTAAAGGCTTGTGAGCCGGCCGGACAGGCTGCCATACCATTCTTAGGACAGGGATTCAGATGAAATTTAGGTTTTGTCCTGCTTTTTATTGTGGTTAGGTGGAGCAAAACCCGCTTGCCAACTGTGCCTTCATTCCTTGAGCTCAGGACGTCGCGATATCACGGACAGGCAGAAATGTTGAGCTCTCTCCAGATGTGACTCAATCCATATTAATGAAGTGGGATGAGAGGCAAGCACGTACTGTCTTCCAGTGCCTTCAGATGTTTGTCTTTACCTGAAGCTTCTTAATCAGTGGGCTTTTGCTAATGAGGTAGCTGTTAGAACTGTTGTGCCAAATTGGCTCTGTGAGTAATGGGTGCGGAAGGGTTTCTGCCTCTCTTGTGAGGTTTCTCAGCGGTGAAACGGCTGTGAAAGCTGGTTCATGTGATCACGTAGAACATCCCGTAACTGAATTTGGGTAGGCTGAAAGTCGCACTGAAGTTTCCCCTGCCGTGGGTATCCTTGGAAATTCCCCTGAGGTGTTGCCCGTGGGCTCTGGGCAGTTTGTTTCTGGGAGAGCTGGTCGAGACTCAGGTGGGAACTTGAAAAGcattctggaaaacaaattttccttttgtttcttgaaCGTTGCCTTAAATACTTTCCTACTGGCAAGCACacatgctttctgttttttcctgctgcttttcattGGCCTCGGCGCTTGGCATTTGGCGAGGTTTAATTTGGGAAATTAACTTGTCACTCTGATCTGGATGCAGTGGAAACGACGGTTCTGATACTTTTGTGACTTGTTGGGATTAGCAGAGCTCCTCTGCTACAACCCCGGTCAGGCCACTTGGAGCCTCCAGGTGCAGCCGTCCCTTGGGCCGGCCTTATGCAGAAGCAGGGTGATGAGCGAATCTGCACATCTTTAATTACCGCCTGTCTTAATTGCAGACTTTGAATCAGAGGCGCAGCCATGAAAGATCCAAGTCGCAGCAGTACTAGCCCAAGCATCATCAGTGAAGATGTGATTATAAATGGTCACTCTCATGAAGATGACAATCCCTTTGCGGAGTACATGTGGATGGAAAACGAAGAGGAATTTAACAGGCAGGCAAGTCATTTCCCTCTTTAAATGTCTTGTGGTGCGCTTTGCCATTTTCTAGCTGGAGGGAGAGGCGCTGTGGCTTAACAACTGGGGTGCAAGACTGGGAATCCTTTGGAGACAGGGTTTTAGAGGGGCTTGCTAGAATAATCCTGGGGAACAGACAGATCTTGGTGTCTCTTGGCAATAAATACTTGGTTTCTGTAATCTTGCTGGAAAATATGGGAAGTGTGGCATGTTCTAGTGCATCCATTAATTCCCTACTTCTgcgggaagggaaaaaaaaacccgatAGTTGACAGACTTTATGTGGCACTTTGGAAGGGATGGGGCTTGCCAGGCTGCGGAGGTTTCACGTGTGCAGACATGCCGTCTGTTCTGAGCTGGATACGTCCGGGTGCATTCCTGCATCGTCAACAGGGCTGGTGTTCCCAAGGGAGTTGGTGGACAGAGCTGTTGGGTGACAGTCCTGTTTGTTGCTTAATATTTAAGTGTCTCACGGCTGGCCTTCACAACCAGGTTTGGACGGAAGCCTTCATTTCGTCTTTCACCTTGCATCTGGACGCAGTTTTCTCTCCCGTGGAGGCTGGGAACAGCCTACCGCGTTCCACCGCCCCTTTCTTAATCAAAACTTGATCTTTGTACTCCAGTAGCCGCTTTCTCTGCACTCCAGCGCAGGACGGCTGTGCTGAAGTCTGAGCTTCTGAAACAGGATATGGCTGCTGCTCTCTCTCTAGGGTGCCGGCAGGGCACAAAGCTAATCTGGAATTCAGGTTGCTCGCAAAAATCTAAATTCTCTTGTGCATATGCCGGGATGGTCTCAGTGTTGTTTCCTGTTTGGTGGGTTTGTCCTCCTGGGGACTGTACTGTGGTTAGCGTACGGGATGTGTAGTTcctggggagggagctgggagttGTGCTGTAAATAAACTATTTTTCAGGTACAGACTCCGTTTTCGGAGAAGAGGAACGGTGGCAGCATGAGGGGAGAATGGTCTTAGGCAGGCACACACCGTGCAGCAACCTGGTCGCCTGCCGCTGCAGGCACCCGAGCAAGTTAAACTTGGGTTGGAAAATACAAACAGGCAATATTAATGTCAAGACACTTGGGGAATTAGACATTATTTAGTACTTCTGGAGCTGCCATTGGAGGCACGCGTAGGTGTGCAACCATGTAACACAAAACCCGGAGCCCGGCAACCCCTGCTGTAATCATGGCTCGTGGCCACGTGCCCGCGGCTGCCTTGTACCTGCGCGCAGGACGGAGGCGGTGCCTCGCAAGGAGGATTGAGTGGAGGCCACTGTCCTTGCTGGAGCGCTTTACTGGGGAAATCACAAAGCTGGTGTTTCGTGCGGGGTTTTGAGTTGTCTGGACAGTGGCTTAGAGCGTATGGTGATGGGTCCCCGTTCCCCAAAGCTGTGCATCTTGAGCACCGAGGGAGCTGGTGAGTGTGTTTGCCCCAAGGGGCACCCAGGGGACCTCTGATTTTACAGGAATCCTGAACTCTGCCGTGAAATCTTTTGATTTGGTGTTTGTGGTATGTAACTGAATTTCCACTTCAGGATCGAGTATGTATTTGATTTCAGAGTGAAGGTTAGATAGGAAAACTTGTTTGAGCTTCCACTGAGTGAACTTTTAAATCTGTCCTGAATAATTTTCCACTCCCTTGTGCCTGGCAAGTCATTCACACCAGCTTCTATTTCCCAGCTTTCCACTCTTAAATACTGTGATGCAGGACATGGAAAATTTGTCGGGATGAACTCCCTCCAAAGCTTATTTACTGAACAACCAAGCCCAACTTTCCTTTAATCTCTGCAGTGTGTGTCAGTTCTGTGTCAGTTCTGTATCAGTTGATTTGTTCCGCTTATGGCGCGGCAGGTCAGCGTTCTTGACAACCCCTGAGATCATGGGGAGTTCCGTAGGAGAACTGCGTTGGGTGAACGCGTAATCTACAGCTGAGGAGATGCTGCTCGTTCCAAGTGACAGgcagtggttatttttttttcccaaaaatcttGCAGGATGCTTTCCAAGGGAGTGTGCCTGGCTGCCTGCGTTGTCCCTGGTTCCTCTCCTCATACTTGCAGTGAGTTCAGCCCAGACTAGTTGGTACAACCAAAACTTTcgctcggagccaacattttccttctccttgagCTCCTAACAAGCTGCAGACGAAAACATCTAGGGCTGGGGGGGTTCTCCCGCCCTTCCCTTTTAGCTGCAGCCCGAGTTTCTGGGACAAAACACTTTTCTACGTTAAAAAAAATCCACGCTGCTTGCCTTCCTGCAGCACAGGCGTGGTTTTCGGCTAGAAACGCTGTTGCGCAGGTAGAAAGCAGGCCAGCAAGGTGCACAAAACCTTGGAATGAAGACACAAGCTCTCCCTAAGTTTGTTGATGAAGCTGTTTCCTCTCGTTGTATAGATCGAAGAGGAGTTGTGGGAAGAAGAATTTATTGAGCGCTGTTTCCAGGAGAtgctggaagaagaggaggagcatGAATGGTTTATTCCAGCCCGTGATCTCCCACAAACAATGGATCAAATCCAGGACCAGTTCAATGATCTTGTTATCAGTGACAGCTCATCACTGGAGGATCTGGTGGTAAATTCAGTTTCTCGTCATATTTCTAAAGCTTGACGTCTCTCCTTTTCCAAGGCTGACTTTTGTTGCTGCTAATGGCAAGAGAAAATCCTTTACATGTAGGCCAGAGACTCTTAAACCATGCCTGGCTGTGGTGGGGGGGAAACGTGGAGCGGTTGGGGAAGGGATGATTCCTTGAGTGACGTGACCTATTCCGTGGTTTTCTTCATAACCACACGGTGCCTCTCCTAGCCCATGGCAAAAATTCAAGTGGCTTTGGGTGTGCGTTCTGTGTTATAAAAGAAAGGCGGCGAGCGGAGCGCGCTGGCCCTGTGAAGTGCCGCTCGTTGACAGGACGGCAAAAGTTTAATTTGGCATCTGTCAGCAGTTTTGTTGGGCAGGAACGAGCCGTGTCCTCAGCTCTGGTTTGGATTGTGCGAACCGTAGCAGATCTCTGTAGAAATTGTAAAGGTGAGGGAAGCAGCAAATCTATGATTATTTCCCTGTTTCTTGCTGTGCGACTCCTGTCCAGAGCTTAACTAAAAGGGAAGGGCAGCGTGTAAGTATTTTCCCTAATAAAACACAGAGTTACTGATAAGACTTAAGCAGTCTTTTGGTCACTTGGAAGCTtaagcagctgcaggcagcagtttTGGACTCAATTAAGAACATAAAAGCCTAATCCTCTGTTTCTTTGAGAGAAAGAGCTCATTCTGGACGTGATGGCTGCCCACCGGTAACTGCAGGACAGGGTAGAGCAGCAccttgggtggggggggacggggcaggcCCAGAAATGGTAAAAATCGATACAGTGTTCGCAGACGTTAAATTCACAGAAGCGGCTTAAGTTCCCGCAACAAATCTCTTCTCGCTTAAAGAAGCGAGATCTGAAAACCTCGTGGCACGTTCTAAGAGCTCGGCTCCAGAAAAAGCTATTTCGGCCTTAATCGAAGTCGCCGCGTTTGATGCGTGCTGGGGTGTGGGGCGTGGGGGGGCGTTCTTAGTCCCTGAGCCCTTAACCTGAGCGAAACGTCCGGGTGGTGCTGAGGAAGGATGGACGATTCGGGTACTAGCACAGAGGAGCGGCCTTTTCTAGGGATTATAAAGACTTTTGGTGTGTGCGAAACCCCGTACGCTTTGCCTGGCTGTTAACTCTAAAGCCCTAAACTCTTCCTAGAATTGTGTTCAGCTGGAAGATGGAAGATGAAAATGATGATTCAACTGgacttctgtttttcccttcctcaggTCAAGAGTAACCTGAATCCAAACGCAAAGGAGTTTGTTCCCGGGGTGAAGTACTTAAATATTTGAGTAGACTGGGCCCTCTCTTGGTGGATGTAGCACAATTTCCACACTGTGAAGCCAGTATTAGAAGATTTAATTGTAAAAGCTCTCTCTTCTTGTCACTGTGTTACACTTATGCATTGCCAAAGTTTTGTTAGTCTTGCATGCTCAATAAAAGTGCTGAGACTGTTATTAAGTAAATCTGTCAAAAGTTTAATGGAACCATAATTGGGCCCTGGCTCTCTGGGAAGGAGAGGGTGAGGTAAGAAGCACCAGTCAAGTTGAGACAAAGTACCACGTTTATAAAACCTTCTGCAGACTCTTGTCTTTTTAAACAGGACTTGGAATTTGCTATGGATGGTCTGTTTTTAACTAAAGATGTGTGAACTGGCGCTAGTTTGCACCTGATAATgccttaacttaaaaaaaaaaaaaaaaaataaaaatgaaagcgaGGAGATCTGATTGTTATGCAAATTAGCTAACTTTCCTTTGAAGTATCAGTATTGTTACTaatgctaatttttttccccttaaaaaaaaaaaaaaaaccaacaaaaaaccaaacacaacttcATGCTCCTTTTAAAAACGGCGTGAGCTTTAACAGAAATTTTACAGACCTGTCCAGAGTCGTAGATCTCAGCTACCCAACTAA is part of the Rissa tridactyla isolate bRisTri1 chromosome 11, bRisTri1.patW.cur.20221130, whole genome shotgun sequence genome and harbors:
- the PAIP2 gene encoding polyadenylate-binding protein-interacting protein 2, which encodes MKDPSRSSTSPSIISEDVIINGHSHEDDNPFAEYMWMENEEEFNRQIEEELWEEEFIERCFQEMLEEEEEHEWFIPARDLPQTMDQIQDQFNDLVISDSSSLEDLVVKSNLNPNAKEFVPGVKYLNI